A window from Solanum stenotomum isolate F172 chromosome 5, ASM1918654v1, whole genome shotgun sequence encodes these proteins:
- the LOC125864075 gene encoding uncharacterized protein LOC125864075, with amino-acid sequence MTIKLVIGGYTFSVISAYAPQVGLDKEAKKLFYEDLDEVVRGILNTERLVIGEDFNGHIGATSSGFDDVHGGFGFGERNGGGTSLLDFAKAFELVIANSCFPKKENHMVTFRSSTAKTQIDYLLLRKGDRGLCKDCKVIPSENLTTQHKLLVMDLEIKKDRRKKIVFYRPRIKWGGLTTALSREMGEKLTGMGAWSGNGDADTMWNKAASCIREVASKVFGVSRGNFRGHKGDW; translated from the coding sequence ATGACGATTAAGCTAGTCATTGGAGGATATACCTTCAGTGTTATTAGTGCTTATGCGCCTCAAGTGGGCTTGGACAAGGAGGCCAAAAAGCTCTTTTATGAGGATTTGGATGAGGTAGTTAGAGGTATACTGAACACTGAGAGACTTGTCATTGGTGAAGATTTTAATGGCCATATTGGGGCAACTTCTAGTGGCTTTGATGATGTTCATGGAGGCTTTGGTTTTGGGGAGAGAAATGGAGGTGGAACTTCGCTTCTGGATTTCGCTAAAGCCTTTGAGTTGGTGATTGCTAACTCATGCTTTCCGAAGAAGGAAAACCACATGGTTACCTTTCGTAGCTCGACAGCTAAGACTCAGATAGATTACTTACTACTTAGGAAGGGTGATAGAGGTCTCTGTAAGGATTGCAAGGTTATCCCAAGTGAAAATCTTACTACCCAACACAAGCTTTTGGTGATGGACCTGGAAATTAAGAAGGATAGGAGGAAAAAGATTGTTTTTTATCGACCGAGGATTAAATGGGGTGGCTTGACCACTGCCCTTTCTCGGGAGATGGGCGAGAAGTTGACTGGGATGGGGGCTTGGAGTGGTAACGGGGATGCAGACACCATGTGGAATAAAGCAGCTAGTTGCATTAGGGAAGTTGCTTCAAAGGTGTTTGGGGTATCAAGGGGTAACTTTAGAGGCCATAAAGGAGATTGGTAG